One genomic window of Danaus plexippus chromosome 23, MEX_DaPlex, whole genome shotgun sequence includes the following:
- the LOC116774943 gene encoding uncharacterized protein LOC116774943 translates to MKCTYLILATAALVNGFAIKDNEIETSRLSTSDDLLNSVISDCFGTESPTSCLKVKVLSFLDTKLGVTSESARAFDDNNIDKVIFDRVGRILNSNEFRVQLPEFIFQNAEVSYRADRGLDVDFPETEAENGEARGILKKKLLLPVLLLLKLKMKALMPILVSIIGIKAIKALILSKLAIALVVGFLVYNLIMKKGAMPMMMATEAPPAAQYGPPANQYGPPSTPASAPQDSYSPQWEPASSGPYARVWDPSQLAYSSYYPGESSSSSSSNQSPSYSSVSSIASSSSSS, encoded by the exons aTGAAGTGTACCTACCTGATCCTGGCTACAGCGGCCCTGGTTAACGGTTTCGCCATCAAAGACAATGAGATAGAAACGTCTCGTTTAAGCACAAGTGATGATCTTCTTAACAGTGTTATAAGTGATTGTTTCGGCACGGAGTCTCCGACGTCCTGTCTCAAAGTGAAAGTCCTCTCTTTCCTGGATACGAAGCTGGGCGTGACTTCCGAGTCAGCCAGGGCCTTCGATGACAATAACATAGATAAAGTGATCTTCGACCGCGTCGGAAGAATTCTTAACTCCAACGAGTTCAGAGTCCAACTCCCGGAGTTCATTTTCCAAAACGCGGAGGTTTCCTATCGAGCTGATAGAGGATTAGACGTGGACTTCCCCGAAACTGAGGCTGAAAATGGCGAAG CTCGAGGTATCCTTAAGAAGAAACTGTTGCTGCCAGTTCTCCTTCTTCTCAAACTGAAGATGAAGGCGCTCATGCCCATTCTGGTGTCCATCATCGGCATCAAGGCCATTAAGGCTCTGATCCTCAGTAAACTGGCCATAGCACTCGTCGTTGGATTCCTTGTATACAACCTCATAATGAAGAAAGGag CAATGCCAATGATGATGGCTACTGAAGCTCCCCCCGCCGCTCAATATGGGCCTCCTGCAAACCAGTACGGACCACCATCCACCCCAGCATCAGCCCCTCAAGATTCCTACAGCCCTCAGTGGGAGCCAGCGAGCTCGGGTCCTTACGCCAGGGTATGGGACCCAAGTCAGCTCGCCTACAGCTCTTACTATCCCGGAGAATCAAGCTCCTCGTCATCTTCAAACCAATCACCAAGCTACTCTAGCGTTTCTTCGATCGCCTCATCATCAAGCTCGTCTTAA
- the LOC116774939 gene encoding uncharacterized protein LOC116774939 isoform X2 — MASVKVVCLVIALFGSAMAQPPKSEFWKGSSMDGMVEEMRSGCAEGSDPAACIKYKVMSLLDSIFKKDSFQISDAVEVTKNGAEATTGRSSGDFMDTVESYIQTHDVTFQLPLVDTKVTVSPRNLDNDELSLNIKFAKEGARAVGEARKAKLKKIIVPILVFLLLKAMTLIPLAIGVLGLKAWNALQLSFFSFVVSVALAIFQLCKKIAADNTHPQIAAHGPWDAAYAATRHRRETEPQELAQELAYNAYQ, encoded by the exons atgGCTTCCGTGAAAGTGGTGTGTTTGGTTATCGCGTTATTCGGGAGCGCCATGGCCCAGCCTCCCAAATCTGAATTCTGGAAGGGAAGTTCGATGGACGGCATGGTGGAGGAGATGAGATCAGGTTGCGCCGAAGGATCTGACCCCGCCGCTTGCATTAAGTACAAGGTTATGTCTCTGCTGGACAGCATCTTCAAGAAAGATTCATTCCAG ATCTCCGACGCAGTTGAGGTGACTAAGAATGGCGCTGAAGCGACGACTGGCAGATCTTCCGGAGATTTTATGGACACCGTCGAGAGCTACATCCAGACACACGACGTCACTTTCCAGCTCCCTCTCGTCGACACCAAAGTCACCGTCAGCCCTAGGAACTTGGACAACGATGAACTGTCACTGAACATTAAGTTCGCCAAGGAAGGAGCGCGCGCTGTCGGTGAGGCTCGCAAGGCCAAGCTAAAGAAGATCATCGTCCCAATCCTCGTGTTCTTACTCCTTAAAGCCATGACCCTCATCCCTCTGGCGATCGGTGTTCTTGGACTGAAGGCATGGAACGCCCTCCAACTGTCCTTCTTCTCTTTCGTCGTCTCCGTCGCCCTGGCTATCTTCCAATTGTGCAAGAAG ATTGCTGCGGACAACACTCATCCCCAGATCGCCGCTCACGGTCCATGGGATGCCGCGTACGCTGCAACCAGACACAGGAGGGAGACTGAGCCCCAGGAATTGGCCCAGGAACTCGCTTACAACGCTTACCAATAA
- the LOC116774939 gene encoding uncharacterized protein LOC116774939 isoform X1, with the protein MASVKVVCLVIALFGSAMAQPPKSEFWKGSSMDGMVEEMRSGCAEGSDPAACIKYKVMSLLDSIFKKDSFQISDAVEVTKNGAEATTGRSSGDFMDTVESYIQTHDVTFQLPLVDTKVTVSPRNLDNDELSLNIKFAKEGARAVGEARKAKLKKIIVPILVFLLLKAMTLIPLAIGVLGLKAWNALQLSFFSFVVSVALAIFQLCKKFTQIAADNTHPQIAAHGPWDAAYAATRHRRETEPQELAQELAYNAYQ; encoded by the exons atgGCTTCCGTGAAAGTGGTGTGTTTGGTTATCGCGTTATTCGGGAGCGCCATGGCCCAGCCTCCCAAATCTGAATTCTGGAAGGGAAGTTCGATGGACGGCATGGTGGAGGAGATGAGATCAGGTTGCGCCGAAGGATCTGACCCCGCCGCTTGCATTAAGTACAAGGTTATGTCTCTGCTGGACAGCATCTTCAAGAAAGATTCATTCCAG ATCTCCGACGCAGTTGAGGTGACTAAGAATGGCGCTGAAGCGACGACTGGCAGATCTTCCGGAGATTTTATGGACACCGTCGAGAGCTACATCCAGACACACGACGTCACTTTCCAGCTCCCTCTCGTCGACACCAAAGTCACCGTCAGCCCTAGGAACTTGGACAACGATGAACTGTCACTGAACATTAAGTTCGCCAAGGAAGGAGCGCGCGCTGTCGGTGAGGCTCGCAAGGCCAAGCTAAAGAAGATCATCGTCCCAATCCTCGTGTTCTTACTCCTTAAAGCCATGACCCTCATCCCTCTGGCGATCGGTGTTCTTGGACTGAAGGCATGGAACGCCCTCCAACTGTCCTTCTTCTCTTTCGTCGTCTCCGTCGCCCTGGCTATCTTCCAATTGTGCAAGAAG tTTACCCAGATTGCTGCGGACAACACTCATCCCCAGATCGCCGCTCACGGTCCATGGGATGCCGCGTACGCTGCAACCAGACACAGGAGGGAGACTGAGCCCCAGGAATTGGCCCAGGAACTCGCTTACAACGCTTACCAATAA